The nucleotide window TCCAGGAGAAAAATTGTCGGGAAAAAGCCACCAGAGCAGGATTCACCAGGAAGAGCAGGGAATACTTAACTCGGAGGGATCGCCATGAGCCATAACCGCCGTGCAGCCATACTACAACTTCTTAGCCATCGACACCAGCCAGTAACGGGAGCCGATCTGGCCCAGCGGTTCGGGGTCAGCCGCCAGGTGATTGTACAAGATATTGCTTTGCTCCGGGCTCAAGGAGCCGCTATTGTGGCCACTCCCCGTGGCTATTTGTATGGGGATATAAGTACCACGGCCGTGTTTACCCGCCGCTTGGCCTGCCGCCATACTCCGAGTCAAACTCGGTCAGAGCTAATTGCTATGGTGGAAGCCGGCTGCCGAGTAGTGGATGTTATTGTGGAACATCCTCTCTACGGTGAAATCCGCGGCCTGCTGCTACTTAACACTTTAGCCGATGTGGAAGATTTTATCAACCGCTACCAAAGCCAGGAAGC belongs to Bacillota bacterium and includes:
- a CDS encoding transcription repressor NadR, producing MSHNRRAAILQLLSHRHQPVTGADLAQRFGVSRQVIVQDIALLRAQGAAIVATPRGYLYGDISTTAVFTRRLACRHTPSQTRSELIAMVEAGCRVVDVIVEHPLYGEIRGLLLLNTLADVEDFINRYQSQEAQLLSSLTEGVHLHTLEASNGSAIEEAEDRLHHLGILLPTGN